In the genome of Hyphomonas sp. Mor2, one region contains:
- a CDS encoding DUF1150 family protein, which produces MTDMTKLTAETPDFSRFVYFREINERELAELPPEALRSIDDVDNLVVVTNGEGQKLAIIEGLEAAEAAAEAYKLEAVSLH; this is translated from the coding sequence ATGACTGACATGACGAAACTGACCGCTGAGACGCCCGATTTCAGCCGATTTGTCTATTTTCGCGAGATCAATGAACGCGAACTCGCTGAATTACCGCCTGAGGCACTGCGCTCCATCGATGACGTTGATAATCTCGTCGTCGTGACCAATGGCGAAGGCCAGAAGCTGGCCATTATCGAAGGCCTGGAAGCGGCTGAAGCGGCCGCCGAAGCTTACAAGCTGGAAGCTGTGAGCCTGCATTAA
- the fabA gene encoding bifunctional 3-hydroxydecanoyl-ACP dehydratase/trans-2-decenoyl-ACP isomerase, which translates to MKGPHEFHTPQPSYSKEDLLKSGAGELFGPGNAQLPIPPMLMMDRITEISEDGGEFGKGHVIGEFDIHPDLWFFECHFPGDPVMPGCLGLDAMWQAVGYWLGWSGSYGKGRALGVGEVRFTGEITPDTKLVRYEIDMKRVRRGRLILGIADGRVFADDEKIYTAKDMRVGLVDKLGLKS; encoded by the coding sequence ATGAAGGGACCGCACGAATTTCACACGCCGCAGCCATCCTATAGCAAGGAAGACCTGCTGAAGTCTGGCGCCGGCGAACTGTTTGGCCCGGGCAATGCGCAACTGCCCATCCCGCCCATGCTGATGATGGATCGCATCACAGAGATTTCAGAAGATGGCGGCGAGTTTGGCAAAGGGCATGTGATCGGCGAGTTCGATATCCATCCGGATCTTTGGTTCTTTGAATGCCACTTCCCGGGGGATCCGGTGATGCCCGGCTGCCTTGGTCTGGATGCGATGTGGCAGGCCGTCGGCTACTGGCTCGGCTGGAGTGGCTCTTACGGCAAAGGCCGCGCTCTTGGTGTCGGTGAGGTTCGGTTTACCGGTGAGATTACGCCGGACACCAAACTGGTCCGCTATGAGATTGACATGAAGCGCGTCCGCCGCGGCAGGCTCATTCTCGGCATCGCGGATGGCCGTGTGTTTGCCGATGATGAGAAGATCTATACCGCCAAGGACATGCGCGTCGGCCTGGTCGATAAACTGGGTCTGAAATCCTAA
- a CDS encoding SH3 domain-containing protein has translation MTALFPRLLLCFALWGGLGTLAVEARQDAETIKISRFSGKPLPRFESLRYSAVHGRQGPHLDHPILWRYEREGLPMLVVRETHGWRRVRDPDGDEVWMQARMLSATRTALVTREVELKHRPAEDARSKARLKPGVIAELGDCDEGWCEVKIGRESGWVDKSILWGTEIATGRL, from the coding sequence ATGACAGCGCTATTTCCACGCCTTCTGCTTTGTTTCGCCCTTTGGGGCGGGTTGGGCACACTTGCCGTGGAAGCCCGCCAGGATGCGGAAACGATAAAGATCAGCCGGTTTTCCGGCAAGCCTTTACCGCGATTTGAATCGCTGCGTTACTCGGCCGTGCATGGGCGTCAGGGGCCGCATCTCGATCATCCGATCCTGTGGCGATATGAGCGTGAAGGCCTGCCCATGCTTGTCGTGCGTGAAACCCATGGCTGGCGCCGTGTGCGCGATCCGGATGGGGATGAAGTCTGGATGCAGGCACGGATGCTGTCGGCCACCCGGACCGCCCTGGTGACCCGCGAGGTCGAGTTGAAGCACCGTCCCGCTGAGGACGCCCGATCCAAGGCGCGCCTGAAACCCGGCGTGATTGCTGAGCTCGGAGATTGCGATGAGGGTTGGTGCGAGGTGAAAATCGGCCGCGAAAGCGGATGGGTGGACAAATCCATCCTCTGGGGCACCGAGATCGCGACCGGACGCCTCTAG
- a CDS encoding TetR/AcrR family transcriptional regulator — protein sequence MATQKQRSDETRLKLLNAFRNSFLERGYAATTVKHVLDQTGLSKGALYHHFSSKEEIIEALFEHESRSTIERVMTRTDPTAPPLKRLRAACLDWTREVRAPDVSKIIFEIGPAALGARKAKEIEDRNSLHRIEALLSEAIEAGELSAADPKLIAAFLNALVAEAGLYDLRTGRDSVPTLALSIDALFEGMRP from the coding sequence ATGGCCACACAGAAACAGCGCTCCGACGAGACCCGACTGAAATTGCTGAACGCATTCCGCAATTCGTTCCTCGAACGCGGGTATGCTGCGACAACCGTCAAGCATGTTCTGGATCAGACCGGTCTCTCCAAGGGCGCGCTCTATCATCACTTTTCGAGCAAGGAAGAAATCATCGAGGCTCTGTTTGAACATGAGTCCCGGTCGACGATCGAGCGCGTGATGACCCGGACCGATCCGACCGCGCCGCCCCTTAAACGACTGCGCGCCGCCTGCCTCGACTGGACCCGCGAAGTGCGCGCGCCGGATGTCTCAAAGATCATCTTCGAGATTGGTCCGGCGGCGCTAGGCGCTCGCAAGGCGAAAGAAATCGAAGACCGCAACAGTCTTCATCGGATCGAAGCATTGCTGTCAGAAGCGATTGAGGCTGGCGAACTCAGCGCCGCAGATCCGAAGCTCATCGCGGCGTTTCTCAACGCGTTGGTTGCAGAAGCGGGGCTGTACGACTTGCGCACCGGACGAGATTCCGTGCCGACGCTGGCTCTGTCGATAGATGCTCTATTTGAGGGGATGCGGCCGTAG
- a CDS encoding nuclear transport factor 2 family protein, with the protein MTAYMDNLEKMMAVWNTEDAAEQRALVEASMEHNVHFVDPNHNIIGRDAFLKMVELVQSQIPGAVYSRASEVDIQNNFCRYHWAIHLDGKLIMPGFDVTEVNDAGKIVKVIGFFQLLERSD; encoded by the coding sequence ATGACGGCTTATATGGACAATCTCGAAAAGATGATGGCGGTCTGGAATACCGAAGATGCCGCTGAACAGCGCGCTTTGGTGGAGGCGTCGATGGAACACAACGTTCATTTCGTCGATCCCAATCACAATATTATTGGCCGCGATGCCTTCCTGAAAATGGTCGAGCTGGTGCAGAGCCAGATCCCCGGCGCGGTTTATTCGCGGGCCAGCGAGGTCGATATCCAGAACAATTTCTGTCGCTATCACTGGGCCATTCACCTGGATGGCAAGCTGATCATGCCGGGCTTTGATGTCACCGAGGTCAATGATGCGGGAAAGATCGTCAAAGTGATCGGCTTTTTCCAGCTATTGGAGCGATCTGATTAG
- a CDS encoding TIGR02300 family protein, translated as MADPELGTKQVCPSCEAKFYDLNKRPATCPKCGHSFDPADESAQATKTKVRTAAAKEAVPEDEDEELEEEEAAKAAAAASDDDEDEGTEDEAKELGGDEDEVVLDMSGGDDDDEAPGKMPAGFSEDGVDSDDDEDDGDDIDLDEEFDLGGDIDLDDNNELGEPDADDIEPEGDDK; from the coding sequence ATGGCTGATCCGGAACTGGGCACCAAACAGGTTTGCCCGAGCTGCGAGGCAAAATTCTACGATCTGAACAAGCGCCCGGCGACCTGTCCGAAATGCGGACACTCTTTCGACCCAGCGGACGAATCCGCCCAGGCGACAAAAACCAAAGTCCGCACCGCGGCGGCCAAGGAAGCCGTGCCAGAGGATGAGGACGAGGAGCTGGAAGAAGAAGAGGCTGCGAAAGCGGCTGCTGCGGCTTCGGATGATGACGAAGACGAAGGCACTGAAGACGAAGCCAAGGAACTGGGCGGTGACGAGGATGAAGTGGTCCTCGATATGTCCGGCGGCGACGATGACGACGAAGCGCCCGGCAAGATGCCAGCGGGCTTCAGCGAAGACGGCGTTGATTCAGATGATGATGAGGATGATGGCGACGATATCGACCTTGACGAAGAGTTCGATCTCGGCGGCGACATTGATCTCGACGATAATAATGAACTCGGCGAACCTGACGCCGACGACATTGAGCCGGAAGGCGATGATAAATAG
- a CDS encoding S9 family peptidase, giving the protein MRLTLIMGASALALGACTTLAPETETTDTDASITEAIEVVEAAVEAVVADPAPIIDRSAIFGNPERTQGRISPDGAYISWIAPVDGVLNVWVAPADDPSAAKAITNDTYRGIRGHFWAPNSQYVYYTQDDGGNENFHVFASNVATGEVKDLTPVDEGVRATIQGVSAEKPDHILVGLNERNPQIFDLYLVDASTGERELVKENPGYAGWVIDNNLTPRFGLVQTAGGGSDIVDMDGNVLMSIPAEDFLTTNTFGFNKDNTHMYAVDSRGRDTAALVKISAEDGSVEVLAENDKADISNVLIHPETYELLAYATDYLRSEWTPLTDETAEDLTFLKGELSGDLQILASTDDLTKAIVYSESAEAPGVYYVYDRENDALTKMFATRPELADAPLQPMHPLEIPSRDGLTLVSYLTLPPGSDADGDGRPEAPVPMVLAVHGGPWARDNYGYNGWHQWMANRGYAVLSVNYRGSTGFGKNFVNAAVKEFAGKMHDDLIDSVEWAVAEGIAQEDKVAIAGGSYGGYATLIGVTFTPDTFACGVDIVGPSSLVTLVESFPEYWKPFLEGTWFKYVGDPANEDDRADMLARSAITKVDNISVPLLIGQGENDPRVTKLESDQLVEVMAEKGLPVTYVNFPDEGHGFARPENRLAFYSVMEGFLAGCLGGQTEPIGSAFDGSSVQVLHGADYVPGVADAVAAMPEEEVEE; this is encoded by the coding sequence ATGCGACTGACCTTGATTATGGGGGCGAGCGCGCTGGCGCTCGGAGCCTGCACCACTCTGGCGCCTGAGACCGAAACGACGGACACGGATGCCAGCATTACTGAGGCGATTGAGGTGGTTGAAGCCGCCGTCGAGGCGGTCGTCGCAGACCCTGCCCCGATCATTGATCGTTCGGCGATTTTCGGAAATCCGGAACGAACACAAGGCCGGATCAGCCCGGATGGCGCCTATATCAGCTGGATCGCACCTGTGGATGGTGTGCTCAATGTCTGGGTCGCCCCAGCCGATGATCCAAGCGCCGCGAAAGCCATCACCAATGACACCTATCGCGGCATTCGCGGGCACTTCTGGGCCCCGAACTCCCAATACGTCTACTACACGCAGGATGATGGCGGGAACGAGAATTTCCATGTCTTTGCGTCGAACGTGGCCACAGGTGAAGTCAAAGACCTCACACCCGTGGACGAAGGGGTTCGCGCCACCATCCAGGGCGTCTCGGCTGAAAAACCGGACCATATCCTGGTCGGTCTGAATGAGCGCAATCCGCAAATCTTCGACCTGTATCTGGTCGACGCCTCCACTGGAGAACGTGAACTGGTCAAGGAAAACCCCGGCTATGCGGGCTGGGTCATCGACAATAATCTCACCCCGCGCTTTGGCCTGGTCCAGACCGCCGGCGGCGGTTCCGACATTGTCGATATGGACGGCAATGTCCTGATGTCGATCCCGGCGGAAGACTTCCTGACGACGAACACGTTCGGGTTCAACAAGGACAATACGCATATGTATGCGGTCGACAGCCGCGGCCGCGATACGGCGGCTCTGGTGAAGATCAGCGCGGAAGATGGCAGTGTCGAGGTTCTCGCAGAAAACGACAAAGCCGATATCAGCAATGTGCTGATCCATCCGGAAACGTATGAATTGCTGGCCTATGCCACCGACTATCTGCGCAGCGAATGGACGCCATTGACTGACGAGACCGCTGAAGATCTCACCTTCCTGAAAGGTGAGTTGAGCGGCGATCTGCAAATTCTCGCCTCGACCGACGACCTCACCAAAGCGATCGTCTATTCAGAGTCGGCCGAAGCGCCTGGCGTGTACTATGTCTATGATCGTGAGAATGACGCACTGACCAAGATGTTCGCGACGCGTCCGGAACTCGCAGACGCGCCGCTGCAGCCCATGCATCCGCTGGAAATTCCGTCCCGCGATGGCTTGACGCTGGTCTCGTATCTGACCTTGCCCCCGGGCTCTGACGCAGATGGCGATGGACGTCCGGAAGCGCCGGTTCCGATGGTGCTCGCCGTGCATGGCGGTCCCTGGGCGCGGGATAATTATGGCTATAATGGCTGGCACCAGTGGATGGCCAATCGCGGCTATGCTGTGCTGTCGGTCAATTATCGCGGCTCAACCGGCTTCGGGAAAAATTTCGTCAATGCGGCGGTCAAGGAATTTGCCGGCAAGATGCATGACGATCTGATCGACAGCGTTGAATGGGCCGTGGCGGAAGGCATTGCGCAGGAAGACAAGGTTGCCATCGCCGGTGGATCCTATGGCGGTTATGCCACGCTGATCGGTGTGACCTTCACGCCAGATACGTTTGCCTGCGGCGTCGACATTGTCGGTCCGTCGAGCCTGGTCACCCTGGTTGAGAGTTTCCCGGAATACTGGAAGCCGTTCCTCGAAGGCACCTGGTTCAAGTATGTCGGCGACCCGGCCAATGAAGACGATCGAGCCGACATGCTGGCCCGTTCCGCCATCACCAAGGTGGACAATATCTCTGTGCCACTGCTCATCGGTCAGGGTGAGAACGATCCACGCGTGACCAAGCTTGAATCTGACCAATTGGTGGAAGTGATGGCCGAGAAAGGCCTGCCGGTAACCTATGTGAACTTCCCGGATGAAGGCCATGGATTTGCGCGGCCAGAGAATCGTCTCGCCTTCTATTCGGTCATGGAGGGCTTCCTGGCCGGATGCCTGGGCGGCCAGACGGAGCCGATCGGGTCTGCGTTTGACGGGTCGTCTGTTCAGGTCCTGCACGGCGCTGACTATGTTCCGGGCGTAGCTGATGCGGTCGCCGCGATGCCTGAGGAAGAGGTCGAAGAGTAA
- the aroA gene encoding 3-phosphoshikimate 1-carboxyvinyltransferase has product MMWTSHPVAKITGTLRAPGDKSCSHRALILGGLATGTSEISGLLEGEDVLNTGRVMAALGADVERLGDGAWRVTGVGTAGLRTPSIDLDFGNSGTGSRLMLGVVAGYPIEARFVGDASLSGRPMGRVLDPLAQMGVAYDASEGKTLPLTLRGRSDLRAISYEPPHASAQVKSCILLAGLNAEGETFVRERRLTRDHSERMLRGFGADVTSRPDGTANLVSIKGGQSLHAQETIVPGDPSSAAFLAAAAMISGHGGVLVEGMMSNETRDGFYRAAALMGAHVGAEDVGEAAGERLIDMSFESADLKGTEIPVELVPSMIDEFPILAVLAAHAAGVTVVKGAEELRVKESDRISAVVNMLRVNGVEVEETKDGFIVQGCNGAIPGGGLVETHHDHRIAMSALVMGTASQKPVSIDDPSMIATSYPDFMDHMSALGADLRSG; this is encoded by the coding sequence ATGATGTGGACTTCCCATCCGGTGGCAAAGATCACCGGAACCCTGCGTGCGCCTGGCGACAAGTCGTGCTCGCATCGCGCGCTTATTCTCGGTGGTCTGGCAACCGGGACTTCTGAAATTTCCGGCCTGCTCGAAGGCGAAGATGTATTGAACACAGGTCGGGTCATGGCGGCGCTTGGCGCCGATGTCGAGCGTCTCGGCGACGGCGCCTGGCGCGTCACCGGAGTCGGCACAGCCGGACTAAGAACGCCGAGCATCGACTTGGATTTCGGCAATTCCGGCACCGGCTCGCGGCTGATGCTCGGCGTGGTTGCCGGGTATCCTATCGAAGCGCGCTTTGTCGGCGATGCCAGCCTGTCTGGCCGGCCCATGGGCCGCGTCCTCGATCCGTTGGCGCAAATGGGCGTCGCTTATGACGCCAGCGAAGGCAAAACCCTGCCGCTGACCTTGCGCGGGCGCAGCGACCTCCGCGCGATCAGTTATGAGCCTCCGCACGCGTCTGCGCAGGTAAAATCCTGCATCCTGCTGGCGGGACTCAATGCAGAAGGCGAGACCTTTGTGCGGGAAAGGCGCCTGACGCGTGACCATTCCGAACGCATGCTGCGCGGCTTTGGCGCTGACGTGACGAGCCGTCCTGACGGCACTGCAAACCTGGTCTCGATCAAAGGCGGGCAATCCCTGCACGCACAAGAGACCATCGTGCCGGGTGACCCGAGCTCAGCCGCCTTCCTCGCTGCGGCGGCCATGATATCAGGTCACGGTGGTGTCCTTGTCGAAGGTATGATGTCAAACGAAACGCGCGATGGCTTTTATCGTGCTGCAGCCCTGATGGGCGCGCATGTCGGCGCTGAGGATGTCGGCGAGGCAGCTGGCGAGCGGCTGATCGATATGAGCTTTGAGAGCGCTGATCTGAAAGGCACGGAGATCCCGGTCGAGCTGGTCCCGAGTATGATTGACGAGTTTCCGATCCTGGCCGTGCTCGCCGCCCACGCTGCAGGCGTCACCGTGGTCAAGGGCGCTGAGGAGCTGCGCGTGAAGGAAAGCGATCGGATTTCGGCGGTTGTGAACATGCTGCGCGTGAATGGCGTCGAGGTTGAAGAGACCAAGGACGGCTTTATCGTCCAGGGCTGCAACGGCGCAATCCCCGGTGGCGGCCTGGTCGAAACGCATCATGACCACCGCATCGCAATGAGCGCGCTTGTCATGGGCACGGCCAGCCAAAAGCCGGTTTCGATCGACGATCCCAGCATGATCGCAACCAGCTATCCGGACTTCATGGACCACATGTCCGCGCTCGGCGCAGACCTGCGGTCCGGGTGA
- a CDS encoding D-glycerate dehydrogenase, with product MSDKRLKVIVTRRLPDAVELRLKELFDTELNQSDEAFTTEQLVDAVKRADVLVSTVTDQVDGQVLSQAGEQLQMIAQFGAGVDNVDVQTANERGVTVTNTPGVLTDDTADVTMALILAVPRRLHEGIDLMQDGKFDGWAPTWMMGRRLSGKRLGIIGMGRIGQAVARRAKAFGLQIHYHNRKKVSRPVEEELDATYWDSLDQMLARMDIVSVNCPHTPATFHLLSARRLELMKPDAFIVNTARGEVIDEAALAKAIRSKKLAGAGLDVFEREPAVNPDLVGLPNVILLPHMGSATVEGRIEMGEKVIINIKTFVDGHRPPDRVIPAIL from the coding sequence ATGTCAGATAAGCGCCTGAAGGTCATTGTTACCCGCCGCCTGCCCGACGCGGTGGAACTGCGCCTGAAGGAACTATTCGACACTGAGCTGAACCAATCCGACGAAGCCTTCACGACCGAGCAGCTGGTCGATGCTGTGAAGCGCGCAGATGTTCTGGTCTCGACCGTGACAGATCAGGTCGATGGTCAGGTCCTGTCGCAAGCGGGCGAGCAATTGCAAATGATCGCGCAATTCGGCGCTGGCGTAGACAATGTCGATGTCCAGACCGCGAACGAGCGCGGCGTCACGGTGACCAATACGCCAGGCGTCCTGACCGATGACACAGCGGACGTCACCATGGCGCTGATCCTGGCAGTACCACGAAGACTGCATGAAGGGATCGATCTCATGCAGGACGGGAAGTTTGACGGGTGGGCGCCGACCTGGATGATGGGGCGACGTTTGTCCGGCAAGCGGCTCGGAATTATCGGCATGGGCCGGATTGGACAAGCTGTGGCGCGCCGGGCAAAGGCATTCGGTCTGCAAATTCACTATCACAACCGAAAGAAAGTCTCTCGCCCCGTCGAGGAAGAGCTGGATGCAACCTATTGGGACAGCCTCGATCAGATGCTGGCACGGATGGACATCGTTTCGGTCAATTGCCCCCACACGCCGGCCACGTTCCACTTGCTCAGTGCGCGGCGGCTGGAGCTGATGAAGCCGGACGCCTTTATCGTCAACACCGCCCGCGGCGAGGTGATTGATGAAGCCGCGCTGGCGAAAGCTATTCGGAGCAAGAAACTCGCTGGGGCCGGTCTCGACGTGTTTGAGCGAGAACCCGCCGTCAATCCCGATCTGGTCGGATTGCCGAATGTCATTCTGCTCCCGCATATGGGATCCGCCACGGTCGAAGGCCGCATCGAGATGGGCGAGAAGGTGATCATCAATATCAAGACCTTTGTCGACGGCCACCGCCCGCCGGATCGCGTGATACCCGCGATCCTTTAA